From Alosa sapidissima isolate fAloSap1 chromosome 7, fAloSap1.pri, whole genome shotgun sequence, the proteins below share one genomic window:
- the mipb gene encoding major intrinsic protein of lens fiber b: MWEFRSMMFWRAVFAEFFGTMFFVFFGMGAALRWTSGPYHVFHTALCFGFAAATLIQSIGHISGGHINPAVTFAYLVGSQMSLFRAVFYWCAQCLGAMAGAAVLYGVTPNNMRGNMALNTLQPGISLGMATTVEVFLTMQLVVCIFSVTDDRRNGRMGSAALAIGFSVTMGHLMGMYYTGAGMNPARSFAPAVLMRNFINHWVYWVGPMIGGAMGAILYDFMLFPRMRGLSERLATLKGSRPPEVENQQDTRGEPIELKTQAL, from the exons ATGTGGGAGTTCCGGTCCATGATGTTTTGGCGGGCGGTCTTCGCCGAGTTCTTTGGCACCATGTTCTTTGTGTTCTTCGGCATGGGCGCGGCCCTGCGCTGGACCAGCGGGCCCTACCACGTCTTCCACACGGCGCTCTGCTTCGGCTTCGCCGCCGCCACGCTCATCCAGTCCATCGGCCACATCAGCGGCGGGCACATCAACCCAGCCGTCACCTTCGCCTACCTAGTGGGCTCTCAGATGTCCCTGTTCCGCGCCGTCTTCTACTGGTGCGCCCAGTGCCTGGGTGCCATGGCTGGCGCCGCCGTGCTCTACGGAGTCACACCCAATAACATGAGGGGCAACATGGCTCTCAATACG CTCCAGCCGGGCATCAGCCTGGGCATGGCCACCACAGTGGAGGTGTTCCTCACCATGCAGCTGGTGGTCTGCATCTTCTCTGTGACCGACGACCGGAGGAACGGACGCATGGGCTCCGCCGCCCTGGCCATCGGCTTCTCCGTCACCATGGGCCACCTCATGGGG atgTACTACACTGGAGCTGGTATGAATCCTGCCAGGTCTTTCGCCCCTGCTGTCCTCATGAGGAATTTCATCAACCACTGG GTGTACTGGGTTGGACCCATGATTGGCGGTGCGATGGGTGCTATCTTGTACGACTTCATGCTGTTCCCCCGCATGCGTGGCCTGTCTGAGAGGCTAGCCACTCTGAAGGGCAGCCGGCCCCCAGAGGTGGAGAACCAGCAGGACACCCGCGGGGAGCCCATCGAGCTCAAGACCCAAGCCCTATAA